One segment of Clostridiales bacterium DNA contains the following:
- a CDS encoding ERF family protein encodes MTETKKENIFEKVARIQGEISLKKDGKNPFYKSKYITLDNIMDKLQPLLDKE; translated from the coding sequence ATGACAGAGACTAAAAAAGAAAACATCTTTGAGAAAGTTGCAAGGATACAAGGAGAGATCTCTCTCAAAAAGGATGGTAAAAATCCATTCTACAAGTCTAAGTACATCACACTAGACAACATCATGGATAAGTTGCAGCCACTACTAGACAAAGAGTGA